In the genome of Quercus robur chromosome 3, dhQueRobu3.1, whole genome shotgun sequence, one region contains:
- the LOC126717022 gene encoding receptor-like protein 53 translates to MTYLRELHLDYVNISSSLPQSLANLSSLTSLSLSECILLGEFPSDIFLLPKIQAIDVSGNYILTGFLPNFRSGSSLKQLRLSSTNFSGELLDAIGNLKSLNFLDLSGTNFLGELPKSIGNLKSLNHLDLSGANFSGELPNSIGNLKSLSHLDLSGANFLGELPSSIGKLESLNTLYLRSTNFSGKLPDSIGNLNSLNYLELDSSKFSGEIPPSIGNLSQLTSLSLYGSNFHGQLPSTLGNIAKLTSLDLGNSLFSGKVPSSLGNLTQLEQLLLSNNNFEGRFPVSLTNITKLTQIDISGNQLKGSIPSEISRHTNLSFLALSQNSLTGAIPSVLYTMPSLSVLYLDQNQLTGPLQFQNISSSQLNFLALSGNKLDGPVPRSISNFTKLHKLYLSSINLKDKMELNIFFQVKELQLLDLSGNNLLVSKENINSTHPKFSYLYLSSCNLREFPDFLKAQNELDTLNLSNNKIEGKIPKWFCNVGKGTLQSLNLSFNLLSGFEQPLKVLPWKSIYILDLRSNMLQGSLPIPPLSTSYFFASNNNLTGKIPQMICNMNSLQVLDISNNRLNGHIPQCFGHFSSFLSVLNMRNNCFQGSIPKTFIKGCTLMTLDFSHNQIQGKIPRSLVQCRMLDVLNLGNNNMSDAFPFWLQSLPELRILVLHANRFHGPIWNPHTRFGFSKMHVIDLSHNNFSGKLPSEYFRTWNAMQMVPAKDKAQPEYMRIQSSYYYEDSMTVVNKGIEIFLVKILTIFTAIDLSNNRFDGEIPDTMGMLKDLIVLNLSSNSFTGHIPSSWGNLTELESLDLSRNKLLGEIPHQLLSLTFLAYLNLSNNQLMGLIPQGGQFWTFDNSSFEGNLGLCGPPLSKKCGYSEIPTFEPSKESSFGEWFNWKVVVIGYACGFVIGLVTGHVIISKRPNWFVRTFRVNL, encoded by the coding sequence GTAACTACATTCTCACTGGTTTTCTTCCCAATTTTCGATCTGGTAGTTCCCTAAAGCAATTGCGTCTTTCCTCCACGAATTTTTCTGGGGAATTGCTCGATGCAATCGGGAACCTTAAGTCCTTGAACTTTTTGGATCTTTCTGGAACCAATTTTCTTGGGGAATTGCCCAAATCAATCGGCAACCTTAAATCCTTGAATCATTTGGATCTTTCTGGGGCAAATTTTTCTGGGGAATTGCCCAATTCAATCGGCAACCTTAAATCCTTGAGTCATTTGGATCTTTCTGGGGCAAATTTTCTTGGGGAATTACCCAGTTCAATCGGAAAGCTTGAGTCCTTGAATACTTTATATCTTCGCTCAACAAATTTTTCTGGGAAACTGCCCGATTCAATCGGCAATCTCAACTCCTTGAATTATTTGGAACTTGATTCAAGTAAATTTTCAGGGGAAATTCCCCCTTCTATTGGGAACCTATCACAGCttacttctctttctctctatggGAGCAATTTTCATGGCCAGCTTCCATCCACATTAGGAAATATTGCAAAACTCACTTCTCTAGATCTTGGCAATAGCCTTTTCTCTGGGAAAGTACCATCTTCACTGGGAAATCTTACACAACTAGAACAATTACTcctttcaaataacaattttgaaGGCAGGTTCCCAGTTTCACTAACAAACATTACCAAACTCACTCAGATAGATATATCAGGAAACCAATTGAAAGGGTCAATCCCATCGGAAATAAGTAGACATACTAATTTGTCTTTCCTTGCCTTGtctcaaaactcactcacaggGGCTATCCCCTCTGTTTTGTATACAATGCCTTCACTGTCTGTACTATATCTAGATCAAAATCAGCTTACTGGCCCTCTCCAATTCCAAAATATCTCTTCATCACAGTTAAATTTCCTGGCATTGAGTGGAAACAAATTGGATGGACCGGTTCCAAGGTCAATTTCCAATTTCACTAAGCTACATAAGCTATATCTTTCTTCGATCAACCTAAAGGACAAGATGGAGTTAAACATATTCTTCCAGGTTAAAGAACTTCAACTTCTCGATCTTTCAGGTAACAATTTGTtggtttcaaaagaaaatatcaattcaACCCACcccaaattttcatatttgtaTTTGTCTTCTTGCAATTTGCGTGAATTCCCTGATTTCCTAAAAGCCCAAAATGAATTAGATACATTAAACCTttccaacaacaaaattgaaGGTAAAATACCCAAATGGTTTTGTAATGTTGGAAAAGGGACACTCCAATCCCTGAATCTTTCTTTTAACCTTCTCAGCGGTTTTGAACAACCGCTAAAAGTTCTTCCTTGGAAATCTATTTACATTTTAGATTTACGTTCCAACATGTTGCAAGGGTCACTCCCAATTCCCCCATTGTCTACATCATATTTTTTTGCCTCAAACAATAATCTAACCGGAAAAATCCCTCAAATGATTTGCAACATGAATTCCCTCCAAGTCCTTGATATATCTAACAACCGGTTGAATGGTCACATTCCACAATGTTTTGGTCACTTCAGCAGCTTTCTTTCAGTATTGAATATGAGGAACAATTGCTTTCAAGGAAGCATACCTAAAACATTCATAAAAGGATGTACGTTGATGACATTGGACTTCAGTCACAACCAAATACAGGGGAAGATTCCACGATCCTTAGTGCAATGTCGAATGCTGGACGTCCTAAATCTTGGAAATAACAACATGAGTGATGCATTCCCCTTTTGGTTACAGTCTTTGCCAGAATTACGGATTCTTGTCTTGCATGCAAATCGATTCCACGGCCCTATTTGGAATCCTCATACCAGGTTTGGCTTTTCCAAGATGCATGTCATCGACCTCTCTCACAACAATTTCTCTGGTAAGCTACCTTCAGAATACTTTAGAACTTGGAATGCAATGCAAATGGTTCCTGCCAAAGATAAAGCACAACCAGAATACATGAGAATTCAATCAAGTTATTATTATGAAGACTCAATGACAGTGGTGAATAAGGGGATAGAAATATTTTTGGTAAAGATCTTGACCATCTTCACAGCTATTGATCTCTCCAATAATAGGTTTGATGGAGAAATCCCGGATACAATGGGAATGCTCAAGGATTTAATTGTACTCAACTTATCAAGCAATAGTTTCACTGGTCATATCCCATCATCCTGGGGAAATCTAACCGAGCTTGAGTCATTAGATCTCTCTCGAAACAAGCTCTTAGGGGAAATCCCTCATCAACTTTTAAGTCTCACATTTCTTGCATATTTGAACCTCTCTAATAACCAACTTATGGGTCTGATTCCCCAAGGTGGACAATTTTGGACATTTGATAATTCCTCTTTTGAGGGGAACTTGGGATTGTGTGGCCCTCCGTTGTCAAAGAAATGTGGATATAGTGAAATTCCAACTTTTGAACCAAGCAAGGAGTCATCTTTTGGAGAGTGGTTCAATTGGAAAGTGGTAGTGATAGGATATGCTTGTGGGTTTGTAATTGGACTGGTTACCGGGCATGTCATCATATCGAAGAGGCCAAATTGGTTTGTGAGAACTTTTAGAGTGAACCTGTGA
- the LOC126717024 gene encoding DNA polymerase zeta catalytic subunit-like isoform X1 produces the protein MADSQSDSNAFSVRIVSIDHYMAPPTHGLDISYSTFQGGKVSEVPVIRIYGSTPAGQKTCLHVHGVLPYLYVPCADISLQPHEEGDAYTHAVSLALEKALKVCLVATGFVLTSVLFVNWCFCNLSFALLILQASYVFALV, from the exons ATGGCAGATTCGCAGTCAGATTCAAACGCCTTCAGTGTTCGGATCGTCTCCATCGATCACTACATGGCTCCGCCGACCCATGGCCTTGATATCTCTTACAGTACCTTCCAAG GTGGGAAAGTGAGTGAGGTTCCTGTTATAAGAATATATGGTTCTACACCAGCTGGTCAGAAGACTTGCTTGCACGTCCATGGG GTTTTACCCTATTTATATGTGCCTTGTGCGGATATATCGCTTCAACCACACGAGGAAG GTGATGCATACACACATGCTGTATCTCTTGCTCTTGAGAAAGCTTTGAAGGTATGCTTGGTTGCAACAGGTTTTGTTCTAACCTCTGTGTTGTTTGTTAATTGGTGTTTCTGCAATTTGTCCTTTGCATTGCTGATCCTGCAGGCATCATATGTTTTTGCTTTGGTTTGA
- the LOC126717024 gene encoding DNA polymerase zeta catalytic subunit-like isoform X2 — protein MADSQSDSNAFSVRIVSIDHYMAPPTHGLDISYSTFQGGKVSEVPVIRIYGSTPAGQKTCLHVHGVLPYLYVPCADISLQPHEEGDAYTHAVSLALEKALKASYVFALV, from the exons ATGGCAGATTCGCAGTCAGATTCAAACGCCTTCAGTGTTCGGATCGTCTCCATCGATCACTACATGGCTCCGCCGACCCATGGCCTTGATATCTCTTACAGTACCTTCCAAG GTGGGAAAGTGAGTGAGGTTCCTGTTATAAGAATATATGGTTCTACACCAGCTGGTCAGAAGACTTGCTTGCACGTCCATGGG GTTTTACCCTATTTATATGTGCCTTGTGCGGATATATCGCTTCAACCACACGAGGAAG GTGATGCATACACACATGCTGTATCTCTTGCTCTTGAGAAAGCTTTGAAG GCATCATATGTTTTTGCTTTGGTTTGA